The Fimbriimonadaceae bacterium nucleotide sequence GAGCGATACTCGCCCGGCGAGCGCTACGCCACGCGCTACGAGATCAACATGTTGCGGTGTATCTTCTGCGGTTATTGTCAGGAAGCTTGTCCGACCGGGGCGATTGTTCTGCGGCAGAACTTTGAGTTGTCGGTCTATAACCGGGAAGATGCGCTTTTCACCAAGGAAATGCTTCTCGAAAAGCATCCTGGCGAAGCGGACGAGTGCTACCAGACGAATCAAGGTTAGTGTCCGGGCTTGACGTTTGTGATGTCGTTGGATGCACAACCATCAACGCCCTTCATTCATGGCACAGAGTCCGTCAACTTTCCACGAGGACTATGTCTTGCCTATGTAGACCTTTTGAACAGTCCCCTTACTTTCATAGAAAACAATAATTGTCGGTGTTAATCGATATATATTAACCGTACCTTCAGAGGAGGGGATGTCCGATGGTTTATAGGAATGACTGATGTTCTGTCTATGGTTGTTGTTAAAGTCCGCTGCACTGAGTTCTGATTCAGGCTGGCCAAATATTTTTGCGTACTTGGCCCCAAGGTTGCCCAATTAGATTCCTTGCTTGTTGCTCTTCTTCAGAAGTGTCATAAATCATACTAAAGAATAGAAAGACGGCTAAAAGCATCGACGCCGTGATGATTCCGCAGAGAATTAGTTCCTTTCGTTTCATTTGACACTCTTATAACTATGTTGTTTCAGGGAGTTCAAAAAGCACAACCATAACTTGCCGAACGAGCCTATTGATATCTATTCTAATCCTATATATCACATCAGAGAAATTCAAAAGACGAATGAAATATTAGGCATTG carries:
- the nuoI gene encoding NADH-quinone oxidoreductase subunit NuoI, with amino-acid sequence MSITAKRLKHKKITVQYPEERREHYQRTRWRHFLTRYESGLEKCIGCSLCAGACPARCIYVEAAENTDEERYSPGERYATRYEINMLRCIFCGYCQEACPTGAIVLRQNFELSVYNREDALFTKEMLLEKHPGEADECYQTNQG